The following proteins come from a genomic window of Vibrio vulnificus NBRC 15645 = ATCC 27562:
- the melB gene encoding melibiose:sodium transporter MelB, whose product MSEKITLQTKLSYGLGALGKDFACAPIYIFLMFYFTDVAGLSAAFVGTIFLAARIIDAITDPMMGVIVDNTRSKFGKFRPWIVIGTLLNAIVLVGLFSTHMFEGTTLYIYAAAAYILWGLTYTIMDIPYWSMIPALSSSRQEREKLVVWPRLFASLAWFITGTYGLHIVGELGNGNQGDGFFNVAMLIAVLFVMSAFLIARNVKEKAAPANAKPAEKFSFKDVLTIIGKNDQLKALIGTVLSFQIANLLVGGFAIYYFSYALGNAELFPVYMAVAGAAEVAGVFLFPRIAALLPRKLLWPIACGFPILSCVLLLLMGFVAPANALMIGMAGAAIKFGVGIANALQTVMLADVVDYGEHKTGRRSESVIFSVQTMLVKFAGAAGGFIVGVGLSVVGYVPNVEQSASTIMGLEFMMIGLPAIMMTISAVIYQRYYHLHEGFDKSAVESEVKGTASLAQA is encoded by the coding sequence ATGTCTGAAAAAATTACGCTACAAACCAAGCTGTCCTACGGTCTTGGCGCACTCGGTAAAGACTTTGCCTGTGCCCCAATCTATATCTTCTTAATGTTCTACTTTACGGACGTGGCCGGCTTGTCTGCCGCTTTCGTCGGTACCATCTTTTTAGCTGCACGTATTATCGATGCGATTACAGACCCAATGATGGGGGTGATCGTCGACAATACGCGTTCTAAGTTCGGTAAGTTCCGCCCTTGGATTGTGATTGGTACGCTGTTAAATGCGATCGTTTTAGTTGGCCTTTTTAGTACGCACATGTTTGAAGGGACGACGCTTTACATCTACGCGGCCGCGGCTTATATCCTTTGGGGTTTAACCTACACCATTATGGATATTCCTTATTGGTCAATGATTCCGGCGCTATCAAGTTCTCGCCAAGAGCGCGAGAAGCTGGTGGTATGGCCGCGCCTGTTTGCAAGCCTTGCATGGTTCATTACGGGGACTTACGGTCTGCACATTGTCGGTGAGTTGGGTAACGGCAACCAAGGTGACGGTTTCTTTAATGTTGCGATGTTGATTGCGGTTCTTTTTGTGATGAGCGCATTTTTGATTGCTCGTAACGTCAAAGAGAAAGCGGCGCCAGCTAACGCGAAACCCGCAGAGAAGTTCAGCTTCAAAGACGTATTGACCATCATTGGCAAAAACGACCAGCTTAAAGCGCTGATTGGCACGGTTCTCTCTTTCCAAATTGCGAACCTATTGGTGGGCGGCTTTGCGATTTACTACTTCTCTTACGCACTGGGCAACGCAGAGCTATTCCCAGTTTACATGGCGGTGGCAGGCGCGGCAGAAGTGGCGGGTGTGTTCTTGTTCCCTCGCATTGCTGCTCTACTACCACGCAAGTTGCTATGGCCTATCGCTTGTGGCTTCCCAATTCTGTCTTGTGTACTTCTACTATTGATGGGCTTTGTTGCACCAGCTAACGCGCTAATGATTGGTATGGCGGGGGCGGCAATTAAATTCGGTGTAGGTATTGCGAACGCGCTGCAAACGGTGATGCTGGCGGACGTTGTGGACTACGGCGAGCACAAAACCGGTCGTCGTAGCGAGAGTGTTATCTTCTCAGTACAAACCATGCTTGTGAAATTCGCAGGCGCAGCAGGTGGCTTCATTGTAGGTGTGGGCTTGTCGGTTGTCGGTTACGTCCCTAACGTAGAGCAATCGGCAAGCACTATCATGGGGCTTGAATTTATGATGATTGGTTTACCTGCCATCATGATGACGATCAGTGCTGTGATTTACCAACGTTACTACCATCTGCATGAAGGGTTTGATAAGTCTGCAGTTGAATCCGAGGTAAAAGGAACGGCTTCTTTGGCTCAAGCCTAA
- a CDS encoding beta-galactosidase, producing MTAFSEILQRRDWENPQSVNIHCLKAHSPLASFRDMAHARDGIHAQRQSLNGQWKFKLFDAPEQVEGQFTQADFNDAEWDEIPVPSNWQLHGYDKPIYANIKYPFDVNPPFVPRENPTGCYRTRVSLSPEDLLNTQRIIFDGVNSAFHLWCNGTWVGYSQDSRLPAEFDLTSHLVAGKNTLAVMVMRWCDGSYLEDQDMWWLSGIFRDVTLLSKPQHCIEDVFITPELDACYRDGSLSVVTTITAPETYQVQAQLFEGKQAVTEPNIARPHNRRIDERGTWNDVVFQTLHLREPKKWSAETPNLYRLVVSLLDENGTHLESEAYPVGFRKVEISEGQLKLNGKPLLIRGVNRHEHHPELGHVMTEEDMIRDICLMKQYNFNAVRTAHYPNHPRWYELCDQYGLYVCDEANIETHGMQPMSRLSSDPQWAHAYMSRYTQMVLRDKNHPSIIIWSLGNESGHGSNHNAMYAWSKNFDPSRPVQYEGGGSNTSATDIIAPMYARVNTLVADEAVPKWPIKKWISLPNETRPLILCEYAHAMGNSLGSFNDYWTAFREFPRLQGGFIWDWVDQGLSQWDENGQHFWAYGGDFGDEINDRQFCINGLIFPDRTVHPTLEEAKYCQRMITVSLQAQTQAACTLLVTNENLFRATDNEQLNWSLLENGQVIQTGSQVLNVGADSQTSLEIALNFTPKAQAQYHLNIDICLIEATSWASEGHVVATEQIALRNHAGLAMPTLRTQPAPKLTQNGHAIVVRSLDEKHQWRWDSQSGLLVEWNVDGKAQMLAAPQDNFFRAPLDNDIGISEVDNVDPNAWVCRWEMAGIGQWQRHCVHCESETLAHAVVVTTTFAYHFGGEVQAITKWTHTLSNDGEMQWDVDVTLADALPPMPRIGLELQLPLHQTDTPITWQGLGPFENYPDRLAAARFGLHTQTLTQMHTPYIFPTDSGLRCGTHWLQVNELAISGDFQFSVSQYAQQQLAEAKHTHDLVAQEQIYLRLDHQHMGVGGDDSWSPSVHKEFQLTEKHYRYQLRFSPASR from the coding sequence ATGACTGCATTTTCAGAAATTCTCCAACGACGCGACTGGGAAAACCCGCAATCCGTGAACATTCACTGCCTAAAGGCACACAGTCCGCTCGCCAGTTTTCGCGATATGGCCCACGCTCGCGATGGTATTCACGCCCAGCGCCAATCGCTAAATGGACAATGGAAATTCAAACTGTTTGATGCGCCAGAGCAGGTGGAGGGCCAGTTCACGCAGGCCGATTTCAATGACGCTGAATGGGATGAGATCCCCGTGCCGTCCAACTGGCAACTGCACGGTTACGACAAACCCATTTACGCCAATATTAAATACCCATTTGACGTGAACCCGCCGTTCGTGCCCCGTGAAAACCCAACCGGTTGTTACCGCACTAGGGTATCGTTGTCGCCAGAAGATTTGCTCAACACCCAACGCATCATCTTCGACGGTGTGAACTCGGCGTTCCATCTTTGGTGTAACGGCACTTGGGTTGGCTACAGCCAAGACAGCCGTTTGCCTGCCGAATTTGATCTCACATCACACCTAGTCGCGGGGAAAAACACACTTGCGGTCATGGTGATGCGTTGGTGTGATGGCAGCTATTTAGAAGACCAAGATATGTGGTGGTTAAGTGGTATCTTCCGCGACGTGACTTTGCTGTCTAAACCACAACATTGCATCGAAGATGTGTTCATCACGCCGGAGCTCGACGCCTGCTATCGCGACGGCTCACTCTCCGTTGTCACCACCATTACGGCACCAGAAACCTATCAAGTACAGGCTCAATTGTTTGAGGGTAAGCAAGCGGTCACTGAGCCAAACATCGCTCGCCCACACAACCGTCGCATCGACGAGCGTGGTACTTGGAATGATGTGGTATTCCAAACCTTGCACCTGCGCGAACCTAAAAAATGGAGCGCAGAAACGCCGAACCTCTACCGCTTAGTCGTTTCACTGTTGGATGAAAACGGCACACATCTCGAGAGCGAAGCGTACCCAGTGGGTTTCCGTAAAGTGGAAATCAGCGAGGGTCAGTTGAAGCTCAACGGCAAGCCGCTGCTGATCCGCGGGGTCAATCGCCACGAGCATCACCCAGAGCTCGGCCACGTGATGACAGAAGAGGATATGATCCGCGACATCTGCCTGATGAAACAATACAACTTCAACGCAGTGCGCACCGCTCATTATCCAAACCATCCTCGTTGGTACGAACTGTGTGACCAATACGGCTTGTACGTGTGCGATGAAGCGAACATTGAAACCCACGGCATGCAGCCAATGAGCCGCTTATCGAGCGATCCGCAATGGGCGCATGCATACATGAGTCGCTACACCCAAATGGTCCTGCGCGATAAAAACCACCCCTCAATCATCATCTGGTCTTTAGGTAATGAATCGGGCCACGGCAGTAACCACAACGCCATGTACGCGTGGTCGAAAAACTTTGACCCGTCACGCCCTGTACAATACGAAGGCGGCGGTTCAAACACCAGCGCCACCGACATCATTGCGCCGATGTACGCTCGCGTGAATACCCTTGTTGCAGATGAAGCAGTGCCAAAATGGCCAATCAAAAAATGGATTTCGCTGCCTAACGAAACGCGCCCATTGATCTTGTGCGAATACGCCCATGCGATGGGCAACAGCCTGGGCAGTTTTAATGACTACTGGACGGCATTTCGTGAGTTCCCACGCCTACAGGGCGGCTTTATTTGGGATTGGGTCGACCAAGGCTTGAGCCAATGGGATGAAAATGGCCAACACTTTTGGGCCTACGGCGGCGACTTTGGTGATGAAATCAATGACCGTCAATTCTGTATCAACGGTTTGATCTTCCCCGATCGCACCGTGCACCCCACGTTGGAAGAAGCCAAATATTGCCAACGTATGATCACCGTATCGCTGCAAGCACAAACCCAAGCAGCCTGCACACTGTTGGTGACCAACGAGAACCTATTCCGTGCCACCGATAACGAGCAACTCAACTGGTCCCTATTGGAAAATGGCCAAGTCATCCAAACGGGCTCGCAAGTGCTTAATGTAGGGGCAGACAGCCAAACAAGCCTTGAGATTGCACTGAATTTCACGCCAAAAGCGCAGGCGCAATACCACTTAAATATCGACATCTGCCTTATTGAAGCGACGTCATGGGCTTCCGAAGGCCATGTGGTGGCGACAGAACAAATAGCGCTGCGCAATCACGCTGGCCTTGCCATGCCAACCTTGCGCACACAGCCGGCACCTAAGCTGACCCAAAACGGCCACGCCATTGTGGTCCGCAGTCTGGATGAAAAGCATCAATGGCGCTGGGATAGCCAAAGCGGCTTGCTGGTGGAATGGAACGTGGATGGCAAAGCGCAAATGCTGGCCGCGCCACAAGACAACTTCTTCCGCGCCCCGCTGGACAACGACATCGGCATCAGTGAAGTGGATAACGTAGATCCCAACGCTTGGGTATGCCGTTGGGAGATGGCGGGCATTGGTCAGTGGCAGCGTCACTGTGTTCATTGCGAGAGCGAAACGCTCGCTCACGCCGTAGTCGTGACCACCACGTTTGCCTACCACTTTGGCGGCGAAGTGCAAGCCATTACCAAGTGGACGCACACACTCAGCAACGATGGCGAGATGCAATGGGATGTTGATGTCACACTGGCAGACGCTCTGCCGCCAATGCCGCGTATTGGCTTGGAGTTGCAACTGCCTCTTCACCAAACCGACACGCCGATCACATGGCAAGGCTTAGGCCCATTTGAAAACTATCCAGATCGCTTGGCCGCAGCACGTTTTGGCTTACATACACAAACGCTGACGCAGATGCACACACCGTACATCTTCCCAACCGACAGCGGCCTGCGTTGTGGCACGCACTGGTTGCAAGTGAACGAATTGGCCATCTCGGGTGACTTCCAGTTCAGTGTTAGCCAATACGCTCAGCAACAATTGGCAGAAGCGAAACATACCCATGATTTGGTAGCACAAGAGCAGATTTACCTGCGCCTAGACCACCAGCACATGGGGGTTGGCGGTGACGATTCTTGGAGCCCAAGTGTGCACAAAGAATTCCAACTAACCGAGAAACACTACCGCTACCAGTTGCGATTTAGCCCGGCTTCACGCTAG
- the mglC gene encoding galactose/methyl galactoside ABC transporter permease MglC, with amino-acid sequence MDAVKSFALKHLKESAIYAVLLILLAVIVIQEPSFLSLRNLSNILTQSSVRVIIALGVAGLIVTQGTDLSAGRQVGLAAVISATLLQSIDNVNKVFPGIGEVPIVAVIICVCLIGAIIGLVNGVIVAYLKVTPFIATLGTMIIVYGINSLYYDAVGASPIAGFDERFTTFTQGFINLGGFRFSYITFYAIIAIVFMWVLWNKTVFGKNIFAVGGNPEAAKVSGVNVPLTLLKVYALSGVLYAFGGMLEAGRIGSATNNLGFLYELDAIAACVVGGVSFAGGVGSIAGVVTGVLIFTVINYGMTYIGVSPYWQYIIKGSIIVFAVALDSMKYANKK; translated from the coding sequence ATGGACGCTGTTAAATCTTTCGCATTAAAGCATTTAAAAGAGAGCGCAATATACGCGGTTCTCCTTATTCTACTGGCTGTTATTGTTATTCAAGAGCCATCGTTTCTTAGCTTGAGAAACTTAAGTAATATCCTGACTCAATCTTCCGTGCGTGTCATCATCGCTCTCGGTGTCGCCGGCCTGATTGTCACCCAAGGCACCGACCTTTCCGCCGGTCGCCAAGTGGGTTTGGCGGCGGTGATTTCGGCCACCTTGTTGCAGTCGATAGATAACGTCAACAAAGTGTTCCCAGGCATTGGCGAAGTGCCCATCGTCGCGGTGATCATTTGCGTGTGCTTGATCGGTGCCATCATCGGTTTGGTCAACGGCGTTATCGTTGCTTACCTGAAAGTAACGCCTTTTATCGCCACATTAGGCACTATGATCATCGTTTACGGCATCAACTCGCTTTACTACGATGCGGTAGGCGCCTCTCCGATTGCGGGCTTTGATGAGCGTTTCACTACCTTTACGCAAGGCTTTATCAACCTCGGGGGTTTCCGTTTCTCCTACATCACCTTCTACGCCATCATCGCCATTGTCTTTATGTGGGTGCTGTGGAACAAAACCGTGTTTGGCAAAAACATTTTCGCCGTGGGTGGTAACCCAGAAGCGGCCAAAGTGTCTGGTGTGAACGTGCCACTGACCTTGTTGAAAGTGTATGCCCTTTCTGGTGTGCTTTACGCCTTTGGCGGTATGTTGGAAGCTGGCCGTATCGGCAGTGCCACCAATAACTTAGGTTTCTTATACGAGCTTGATGCCATCGCCGCGTGTGTGGTCGGTGGTGTTTCATTTGCCGGTGGTGTCGGCAGTATTGCTGGTGTTGTCACGGGTGTGTTGATCTTCACCGTCATCAACTATGGTATGACCTACATCGGCGTCAGCCCATATTGGCAATACATTATTAAAGGCTCCATCATCGTCTTCGCGGTCGCGCTCGATTCGATGAAATACGCCAACAAAAAATAA
- a CDS encoding alpha-galactosidase yields the protein MMTNKTVIELSGRETQLMVELGEYAEILHWGNKIQGKLESARIALHRPVPYGRLDTDVAMTLHPELGRGVFSSPGVEGHRDGQDWAPVFVISHIEHGQGFIIIQSEDAIAGLRLTTELMLDLHDVIKTRHTLTNIKAGLYQVNRLANTLPLPARANELMTYYGRWVHEFQTVRQPLLQGGYQQENRRGRTSHEHYPALVAGSAHFDEMSGDVWGFHFAWSGNHRLRVDVKADGRRYMQAEVIYLPGEVALKEGESLTTPWLYASYSNCGLNGMSHHFHSHVRDSILPEDFTNKLRPIHLNTWEGIYFDHDPEYIMSMATQSAEMGVERFIIDDGWFKGRNGDKAGLGDWFLCETKYPNGLQPIVEHVNKLGMEFGLWFEPEMINKDSDLYRAHPDWLLAVEGYQQPTGRNQYVINLQNDDAFNFLFERLDHFLSTYNIAYIKWDMNREVVQPAHLGQAAGHNQTQRYYQLVDKVREKHPKVEIESCAAGGGRIDFEVLKRTHRFWASDNNDALERQTIQRGMSYFFPPEVMGSHIGASHCHSTRRRHSIEFRGLTALFGHMGIELDPVKEAQAEKEGFERYIKLHKMLRPLLHSGRTWRVPTDDKAHQIHAVVANDHSQAVVMIAQLAMPTNSLSGHLRIPGLDPQATYRVTVLDKPSNYDDIVNYQPPWTESGCELSGAWCEEVGLTMPILDAESAMLLMFERIH from the coding sequence ATGATGACGAACAAAACAGTGATTGAGTTAAGCGGTCGGGAAACTCAGTTGATGGTCGAGCTCGGCGAATACGCGGAGATTCTGCACTGGGGAAACAAGATTCAAGGGAAGCTTGAAAGTGCTCGCATTGCACTGCATCGCCCTGTGCCATATGGTCGCCTTGATACTGATGTTGCTATGACACTGCATCCTGAACTTGGCCGTGGTGTGTTCAGTAGTCCGGGTGTGGAAGGGCATCGTGATGGCCAAGATTGGGCACCCGTGTTTGTCATCTCCCATATTGAACATGGCCAAGGTTTCATCATCATTCAAAGCGAAGATGCGATTGCGGGCCTTCGCCTGACAACCGAGCTGATGCTGGATCTGCATGATGTGATCAAAACGCGCCACACACTCACCAACATTAAAGCGGGTCTATACCAAGTGAACCGCTTAGCGAACACTTTGCCTTTGCCTGCCCGTGCGAATGAGTTGATGACTTACTACGGCCGTTGGGTTCACGAGTTCCAAACGGTGCGCCAGCCATTGCTACAAGGCGGCTACCAACAAGAGAACCGTCGTGGACGCACTTCCCATGAACATTATCCTGCGTTGGTTGCTGGCAGCGCGCATTTTGACGAAATGAGTGGCGATGTATGGGGATTCCATTTCGCATGGAGTGGTAATCATAGGCTTCGTGTGGACGTCAAAGCCGATGGTCGCCGTTACATGCAAGCGGAGGTGATTTATCTTCCAGGTGAAGTGGCACTAAAAGAAGGCGAAAGCCTGACCACGCCGTGGTTGTACGCGAGCTACAGCAATTGTGGTTTGAATGGCATGAGCCACCATTTCCACTCGCACGTTCGTGATTCCATTTTGCCTGAGGATTTCACCAACAAGCTGCGCCCTATTCATCTCAATACGTGGGAAGGCATCTACTTCGATCACGATCCAGAGTACATCATGTCAATGGCAACTCAGTCGGCGGAGATGGGTGTAGAACGCTTTATCATTGATGATGGCTGGTTCAAAGGGCGCAACGGCGACAAAGCTGGGCTAGGGGACTGGTTCTTATGTGAAACCAAGTACCCAAATGGTTTGCAACCGATCGTCGAGCACGTCAACAAACTGGGCATGGAGTTTGGTTTGTGGTTCGAACCGGAGATGATCAACAAAGATTCAGATTTGTATCGCGCGCACCCTGATTGGTTATTGGCCGTTGAGGGTTACCAACAGCCAACCGGTCGCAACCAGTATGTGATTAACCTACAAAACGATGATGCGTTTAACTTTTTGTTTGAACGATTGGATCATTTCCTCTCGACTTACAATATCGCCTACATCAAATGGGATATGAACCGTGAAGTGGTGCAGCCAGCGCATTTAGGCCAAGCTGCAGGGCACAATCAAACCCAACGTTACTATCAGTTAGTCGATAAAGTTCGCGAAAAGCACCCGAAAGTCGAGATTGAATCTTGCGCGGCAGGTGGTGGTCGTATTGATTTTGAAGTGCTGAAACGCACACATCGATTCTGGGCTTCAGACAATAATGACGCGCTTGAGCGCCAAACGATTCAACGTGGCATGAGCTACTTTTTCCCGCCGGAGGTGATGGGCAGCCATATTGGTGCCAGCCATTGTCATAGCACGCGCCGTCGCCATAGTATCGAGTTCCGTGGGCTTACGGCACTGTTCGGCCATATGGGGATTGAACTTGATCCGGTCAAAGAAGCGCAAGCCGAGAAAGAAGGCTTTGAGCGCTATATCAAACTGCACAAAATGCTGCGTCCACTGCTACACAGTGGCAGAACTTGGCGTGTCCCAACCGATGATAAAGCGCATCAAATTCATGCGGTGGTAGCAAACGATCACTCTCAAGCTGTGGTGATGATTGCTCAGCTCGCGATGCCGACGAACTCTCTCAGTGGGCATTTGCGCATACCGGGTTTAGATCCACAAGCCACATATCGAGTGACGGTATTGGATAAGCCGTCTAACTACGATGACATCGTGAATTACCAACCACCTTGGACAGAATCGGGCTGCGAACTGTCCGGCGCATGGTGTGAAGAGGTCGGTTTAACCATGCCAATTCTTGATGCAGAAAGTGCGATGTTGTTGATGTTCGAACGTATTCACTAA
- the mglA gene encoding galactose/methyl galactoside ABC transporter ATP-binding protein MglA, translating into MVNQTHEFLLEMTGVSKEFPGVKALDKVNLKVRPHSIHALMGENGAGKSTLLKCLFGIYEKNEGNILFLGKEVNFTSSKEALESGVSMVHQELNQVKQCSVMDNIWLGRYPKKGFFVDHDKMYRDTKEIFAELDIDIDPKVKVATLSVSQMQMVEIAKAFSYDAKIVIMDEPTSSLTEKEVGHLFTIINKLKEKGCGVVYISHKMEEIFAICDEITILRDGQWVDTRPLKGLDMDQIIAMMVGRELTHRFPEKTNTPKDVILQVENLTALNQPSIQDVSFELKAGEILGVAGLVGSRRTDIVETIFGVRERSEGHIRLHGREMKNRDAHEAINNGFALVTEERRSTGIYGNLDITFNALVANVDEYKTKMGLLSDKKMKSDTQWVIDSMRVKTPSHQTHISSLSGGNQQKVIIGRWLLTQPEILMLDEPTRGIDVGAKFEIYQLILELAKKNKGIIIISSEMPELLGITDRILVMSNGRAAGIVNTKETSQNEILELASRYL; encoded by the coding sequence ATGGTAAATCAAACACATGAATTCCTGTTGGAAATGACAGGAGTAAGTAAAGAGTTTCCTGGGGTAAAGGCATTAGATAAGGTTAATTTAAAAGTTCGCCCTCATTCTATTCATGCATTAATGGGAGAAAATGGGGCCGGCAAATCAACACTATTAAAATGTCTATTTGGTATTTACGAGAAGAATGAAGGAAATATTCTCTTTCTCGGCAAGGAAGTGAATTTCACCTCGTCAAAAGAAGCATTGGAATCCGGTGTTTCTATGGTTCACCAAGAATTGAACCAAGTAAAACAATGCTCCGTTATGGACAATATTTGGCTCGGTCGTTATCCAAAGAAAGGGTTCTTTGTTGATCACGATAAAATGTATCGCGATACCAAAGAAATCTTTGCCGAACTGGATATCGATATCGATCCTAAAGTCAAAGTCGCGACCTTATCCGTGTCCCAAATGCAGATGGTTGAGATCGCCAAAGCGTTCTCCTATGACGCCAAAATCGTCATCATGGATGAGCCCACCTCATCGCTGACGGAAAAAGAAGTCGGCCACCTGTTTACCATCATCAACAAGCTCAAAGAGAAAGGCTGTGGCGTGGTGTACATCTCGCACAAGATGGAAGAAATCTTTGCTATCTGCGATGAAATCACCATTTTGCGCGATGGACAATGGGTCGACACTCGCCCTCTCAAAGGGCTCGATATGGACCAGATCATCGCCATGATGGTTGGCCGCGAGTTGACGCATCGTTTCCCTGAAAAAACCAACACACCGAAAGATGTGATTTTGCAAGTGGAAAACCTCACCGCGCTTAACCAGCCGTCGATTCAAGATGTCTCCTTTGAACTGAAAGCAGGCGAAATCTTAGGCGTTGCTGGCCTTGTGGGTTCACGCAGAACCGACATCGTCGAAACGATTTTCGGTGTACGCGAACGCAGCGAAGGGCACATTCGCTTGCATGGTCGTGAGATGAAAAACCGCGATGCGCACGAAGCGATCAACAACGGTTTTGCCCTCGTAACCGAGGAACGTCGCTCCACCGGCATCTACGGCAACCTCGATATCACCTTCAATGCATTGGTGGCCAACGTTGATGAGTACAAAACCAAAATGGGCCTACTCAGCGACAAAAAGATGAAGAGTGACACGCAGTGGGTGATTGATTCCATGCGCGTGAAAACTCCCTCTCATCAAACCCACATCAGCTCTTTGTCGGGTGGTAATCAGCAGAAAGTCATCATTGGCCGCTGGCTGCTCACGCAACCGGAAATCCTCATGCTGGATGAACCGACACGCGGGATCGACGTTGGCGCGAAGTTTGAGATTTACCAATTGATTCTCGAATTAGCCAAGAAAAACAAAGGCATCATTATTATTTCTTCGGAAATGCCGGAATTACTGGGTATTACAGACCGAATATTAGTCATGAGTAATGGCCGCGCAGCGGGCATCGTTAATACCAAAGAAACTTCACAGAATGAAATATTAGAACTGGCTTCTCGCTATCTCTAG
- the mglB gene encoding galactose/glucose ABC transporter substrate-binding protein MglB: MRKVTLLALLTAGVGFGTQALADTTLGFTIYKYDDNFMSVVRQAIEKEAASDKSTRILMNDSQNSQSMQNDQVDVMLARGVQALAINLVDPAAAPTIIQKAKMDDVPIVFYNKEPSPQALASYDKAYYVGTDSKESGIIQGDLIAQAWKANPAWDKNGDGVLQYVMLKGEPGHPDAEARTTYSVQTINENGIKTEELHMDTGMWDTAMAKDKMDAWLSGPNGSKIEVVIANNDGMAMGAVEALRGAGVKLPVYGVDALAEALALVKSGDMAGTVLNDAESQAKATFELSRNLADGKQPAEGTRWQVVNKIVRVPYVGVDKDTLN, encoded by the coding sequence ATGAGAAAGGTTACTCTACTTGCTCTGCTCACTGCTGGTGTAGGCTTTGGAACACAAGCTCTAGCGGATACCACCCTTGGATTTACTATCTACAAGTACGACGACAACTTCATGTCGGTTGTGCGCCAAGCCATTGAAAAAGAAGCGGCATCAGACAAAAGCACTCGTATTTTGATGAACGATTCGCAAAACAGCCAGTCGATGCAAAACGACCAAGTGGACGTCATGCTGGCTCGTGGCGTGCAAGCGCTGGCCATTAACCTGGTTGACCCTGCGGCTGCCCCAACCATCATCCAAAAAGCGAAAATGGACGATGTGCCTATCGTGTTCTACAACAAAGAACCCAGCCCACAAGCGCTAGCGAGCTACGACAAAGCTTACTACGTCGGTACCGACTCAAAAGAATCGGGCATCATTCAAGGTGATCTCATCGCGCAAGCGTGGAAAGCCAACCCAGCATGGGACAAAAACGGCGATGGCGTATTGCAATACGTGATGCTAAAAGGCGAACCCGGCCACCCAGATGCAGAAGCTCGCACCACGTATTCTGTACAAACCATCAATGAAAACGGCATCAAAACCGAAGAGTTGCACATGGATACCGGCATGTGGGATACCGCGATGGCGAAAGACAAAATGGACGCTTGGCTCTCTGGCCCTAACGGCAGCAAAATCGAAGTGGTGATTGCCAACAACGACGGCATGGCGATGGGCGCGGTAGAAGCACTACGCGGCGCGGGCGTGAAACTGCCTGTGTACGGTGTTGATGCTCTAGCGGAAGCGTTAGCGCTGGTCAAATCTGGCGACATGGCCGGTACCGTACTCAACGATGCCGAATCCCAAGCGAAAGCGACCTTTGAACTGTCACGCAACCTAGCCGATGGCAAACAGCCTGCAGAAGGCACTCGCTGGCAAGTCGTGAACAAAATTGTTCGCGTGCCTTATGTTGGCGTTGATAAAGATACCTTGAACTAA